One window from the genome of Streptomyces sp. NBC_01476 encodes:
- a CDS encoding J-domain-containing protein, with protein MTERKPPGVSFESWTDKQIREAEARGAFAGLTGAGKPLASLNTPYDELWWLKGKMQREGLSVLPPTLALRKEAEDTLEAVAEARSEQQVRRLLGDLNAKIEAAIRRPPQGPPLNLAPFDIERLVGEWRESRPAPAQEPPPESESEPVAAKRRRWWGRRAV; from the coding sequence ATGACCGAACGCAAGCCGCCCGGTGTTTCCTTCGAGTCCTGGACCGACAAGCAGATCCGCGAGGCGGAGGCGCGGGGCGCCTTCGCCGGGCTGACCGGCGCGGGCAAGCCGCTGGCGTCGCTGAACACGCCGTACGACGAACTGTGGTGGCTCAAGGGCAAGATGCAGCGCGAGGGCCTGTCGGTGCTGCCGCCCACCCTGGCCCTGCGCAAGGAGGCCGAGGACACCCTGGAGGCGGTCGCGGAGGCCCGCTCCGAGCAGCAGGTACGCCGGCTCCTCGGCGACCTCAACGCCAAGATCGAGGCCGCGATCCGCCGCCCGCCGCAGGGCCCGCCGCTGAATCTCGCGCCCTTCGACATCGAGCGGCTGGTCGGGGAGTGGCGGGAGAGCCGGCCGGCCCCCGCGCAGGAGCCGCCGCCCGAGTCCGAGTCCGAGCCGGTGGCCGCCAAGCGCCGCAGATGGTGGGGCCGGCGTGCGGTTTGA